Proteins encoded by one window of Mastacembelus armatus chromosome 23, fMasArm1.2, whole genome shotgun sequence:
- the pkp2 gene encoding plakophilin-2: MDEVFFKSALPAQGALVLDDTSLALPAEPTQRSSTELGSDKRSSRVYQQVQLTLARKARKSMSNGGIRLERRTKSFDASDRLLPYMKVTGMGYTNNSLSSTHMWRPSRRVEVSPPASPEFPHRRFNYGVQCYGTYTVPGSHQSLRVGSMMTHSVGCDLFQRHAFSEVPQVTQPHASTSLHGSIYQRTPWQTPGPRPVFSNAALQQSGEYGFHCDYNQIGVKQERRTRQEQSDMMLGATELDDCLSCMAQVRGDNRGLYRLNSYPHSVTSVEMDTGKRMEVGAPFQQITTQNVTTLKSENKPEEMTLEKAVNLLTQDNEDTLIFATTHIQNLCLNSTDAKKMVFDLHGIEKLVQLLCSDSEEVQCVAAGALRNVVCQSGKNKMEVKKNDGLAVILGTLKSSHDVETRRQLTGLLWNLSSHDLLKEGLIKEGLPILTQSVLVPCSGLSEGENPKDELLADADVFHFTTGCLRNLSSAGPDGRKAMRECKNLIDSLVYYIRGTIADHKTDDKSTENCVCILHNLSYQFEAEIPKKYTQDRSQSQQNLAPKPKTVGCFAHRSAKITEVLERQSSLLEDKANPCGIEWLWSPITLRMYLSLIACSVRQYTQEAAIGALQNITAGNGAMSEAIAFTLVQQEKNLQHIKYILQEGEGDVKRTALSLIKNLSRYNELQPEIVNQVLPDVVGMLPNDDTGTDLPAEVTASLCHILINLSQANSQNVKAIVKERALLKIINISNKDNGCGPSRAGQAACILLHTIWKHTDLHKDFKKLGYRKTDFINARTNKAVKSR; encoded by the exons ATGGATGAGGTGTTTTTCAAATCAGCGTTACCTGCCCAAGGCGCTTTGGTGCTGGATGACACTAGTCTGGCTCTGCCGGCGGAACCGACCCAACGATCCTCAACGGAACTTGGTTCAGACAAGCGGAGTTCACGCGTTTACCAGCAAGTCCAACTCACCCTGGCCAGGAAGGCGAGAAAGAGCATGTCAAATG GTGGCATCCGCTTAGAGAGAAGAACAAAGAGCTTTGATGCTTCAGACAGACTTTTACCTTACATGAAG GTGACTGGAATGGGTTACACCAACAACTCTCTTTCAAGCACCCACATGTGGAGACCATCCAGGAGAGTGGAGGTGTCTCCACCAGCGAGCCCAGAGTTTCCTCACCGTCGTTTTAATTATGGTGTCCAGTGTTATGGGACGTACACTGTCCCCGGATCCCACCAGTCACTCAGGGTGGGCAGTATGATGACCCACTCAGTTGGTTGTGATTTATTTCAGCGGCACGCCTTCTCAGAGGTCCCTCAAGTGACGCAGCCTCACGCATCCACATCCTTGCATGGCAGCATCTACCAGAGGACGCCGTGGCAGACGCCAGGTCCAAGGCCTGTGTTCtcaaatgcagcactgcagCAAAGTGGAGAATATGGTTTTCACTGTGATTATAACCAAATTGGTGTCAAACAGGAGAGACGCACCAGGCAGGAACAAAGCGATATGATGCTTGGTGCTACCGAGCTTGATGATTGTCTGTCCTGCATGGCTCAGGTCAGGGGGGATAACAGGGGCCTCTACAGACTGAATTCATACCCGCACTCTGTCACCAGCGTGGAGATGGACACAGGGAAGCGTATGGAAGTAGGAGCCCCATTTCAACAGATAACCACGCAAAATGTCACAACTCT GAAGTCAGAGAACAAGCCTGAGGAAATGACTTTAGAGAAGGCCGTGAACCTGCTGACCCAGGATAACGAGGACACATTGATCTTTGCAACCACCCACATTCAAAATCTGTGTTTAAATAGCACTGACGCTAAAAAGATG GTATTCGACCTCCATGGGATTGAAAAGCTTGTGCAGCTTCTGTGCAGCGACAGTGAGGAGGTGCAGTGTGTTGCTGCGGGAGCACTGCGTAATGTTGTTTGCCAGAGCGGCAAAAACAAGATGgaggtgaaaaaaaatgatggcCTGGCCGTTATTTTAGGCACACTGAAGAGCAGCCACGATGTGGAGACCAGACGACAACTTACTG GTCTATTGTGGAACCTCTCCTCTCATGACCTTTTGAAAGAGGGACTCATCAAAGAAGGCTTACCCATCCTCACCCAGTCAGTCCTGGTGCCCTGTTCTGGCCTTTCAGAGGGGGAGAACCCAAAAGACGAGCTCCtggctgatgctgatgttttcCACTTTACTACAGGCTGCCTGCG AAATCTGAGCTCTGCTGGTCCAGATGGGAGGAAAGCAATGAGGGAATGCAAGAATCTTATTGACTCTCTGGTCTACTACATCCGGGGGACCATAGCTGACCATAAGACAGATGACAAG TCCACAGAGAACTGCGTCTGCATCTTGCACAACCTGTCTTATCAGTTTGAGGCCGAGATTCCAAAAAAATACACCCAAGATCGCAGCCAATCTCAGCAAAACCTGGCTCCCAAGCCAAAGACTGTCGGCTGCTTTGCTCACCGCAGTGCTAAGATCACAGAG GTTCTGGAGCGACAGAGCTCCCTGCTGGAGGACAAGGCTAACCCCTGTGGCATAGAGTGGCTGTGGAGTCCCATCACTCTCCGCATGTACCTGTCTCTGATCGCCTGCAGTGTACGTCAGTACACCCAGGAGGCTGCCATCGGAGCGCTGCAGAACATCACAGCTGGAAATGGAGCG ATGTCTGAAGCCATCGCCTTCACCCTTGTTCAGCAGGAAAAGAATCTTCAGCACATCAAGTACATATTACAGGAGGGAGAGGGTGATGTGAAGAGGACAGCACTGTCTCTAATAAAAAACCTCTCTCGCTACAATGAACTGCAGCCTGAAATTG TCAACCAGGTGTTGCCAGATGTGGTGGGGATGCTGCCCAACGATGACACCGGCACGGACCTGCCCGCTGAGGTGACAGCTTCTCTCTGTCATATCCTGATTAACCTGAGCCAGGCGAACTCGCAGAACGTCAAAGCCATCGTCAAAGAGAGAGCTCTCCTGAAGATCATCAACATCAGCAACAAAGACAACGG aTGTGGACCATCCAGAGCAGGTCAGGCAGCATGCATCCTGCTGCACACCatttggaaacacacagacctcCATAAGGACTTCAAGAAG CTTGGGTACAGGAAGACTGATTTCATCAATGCAAGGACAAATAAAGCTGTGAAGTCTAGATGA
- the nudt4b gene encoding diphosphoinositol polyphosphate phosphohydrolase NUDT4B, translating to MKLKPNQTRTYDGEGFKKRAACLCFKNEREEEVLLVSSSRHPDQWIVPGGGMEPEEEPCGAAVREVFEEAGVKGKLGRLLGVFEQNQDRKHRTYVYVLTVTETLEDWEDSVNIGRKREWFTVEEAIKVLQSHKPVHAEYLRRLQLSCSPTNGNSILPSPPTNENYAHYSATANTPSTGSVLGSTCR from the exons ATGAAGCTCAAACCGAACCAAACCAGGACGTACGATGGCGAAGGCTTCAAGAAACGAGCAGCGTGTCTGTGCTTCAAGAATGAACGTGAAGAAGAG GTTCTGCTGGTCAGCAGCAGTCGGCACCCAGACCAGTGGATTGTGCCCGGAGGGGGGATGGAGCCGGAGGAGGAGCCGTGTGGTGCCGCAGTACGAGAGGTGTTCGAGGAG GCTGGTGTAAAGGGCAAGCTAGGACGCCTGCTTGGTGTGTTCGAG CAAAACCAAGATAGGAAGCACCGGACGTATGTGTATGTATTGACTGTGACAGAAACCCTGGAGGACTGGGAGGACTCGGTCAACATCG GTCGCAAGCGGGAGTGGTTCACGGTGGAAGAGGCCATCAAAGTGCTGCAGAGCCACAAACCCGTCCATGCCGAGTACCTACGGAGGCTCCAGCTCAGCTGCTCCCCCACCAATGGAAACTCCATCCTCCCGAGCCCGCCAACAAACGAGAACTACGCCCATTACAGCGCCACCGCCAACACACCCTCGACGGGCAGCGTGTTGGGCTCCACCTGCAGATAG